The Microbulbifer hydrolyticus genome has a segment encoding these proteins:
- a CDS encoding glycosyltransferase has translation MDATTPKKHWSDPIVSRFLRLAASGWIPASLFQKPLPKKSERAARTGVLDIEIVSHCWQYSHFLVYQLSSLVLYPPSKATVTMTVYYNREDTRTAAVLDFFAKQQVPGVTWNWCELPKESLYRRAIGRNEAALATKADWIWFTDCDLMFREGCIDTLAELLQGRQDSLVFPSRERITSLLADDDPMLNFDPSELRVIGIDDSRFVEQTRDRATGPLQIAHGDIARAGGYCDSLSYYQKPADSWCKAHEDRAFRWLLGTQGEPLDIPGVYRIRHVSKGRYTGSKLNTQIRSKVRKATDKH, from the coding sequence ATGGATGCAACCACCCCGAAAAAACACTGGTCGGACCCGATTGTCAGTCGCTTCTTGCGCCTGGCTGCCAGCGGCTGGATCCCCGCCTCACTGTTTCAGAAACCACTGCCGAAGAAAAGCGAGCGTGCAGCGCGCACCGGTGTGCTGGATATCGAGATTGTCAGCCACTGCTGGCAGTACTCCCACTTCCTGGTTTACCAGCTGAGCTCGCTGGTACTCTACCCGCCTTCCAAGGCCACGGTCACCATGACCGTCTACTACAACCGTGAAGACACCCGCACTGCGGCGGTTCTCGACTTTTTTGCAAAGCAGCAAGTGCCGGGGGTGACCTGGAACTGGTGCGAACTACCGAAAGAATCCCTGTATCGTCGGGCCATTGGTCGCAATGAGGCGGCACTGGCCACCAAGGCGGACTGGATCTGGTTTACGGACTGTGACCTGATGTTCCGCGAAGGCTGTATCGACACCCTTGCCGAGTTGCTGCAGGGGCGGCAGGACAGCCTGGTGTTTCCGTCCCGAGAGCGCATCACCTCACTGCTTGCCGACGACGACCCCATGCTGAATTTTGACCCGTCGGAGTTGCGCGTGATCGGAATCGACGACAGCCGGTTTGTCGAGCAAACCCGCGACCGCGCTACCGGCCCGCTACAGATAGCGCACGGTGATATCGCCCGTGCGGGCGGCTACTGCGATAGCCTGAGCTACTATCAGAAGCCTGCCGACAGCTGGTGCAAGGCGCATGAAGACCGCGCCTTCCGCTGGCTACTGGGCACACAGGGCGAGCCCCTGGACATCCCCGGGGTTTACCGTATCCGCCATGTGAGCAAGGGCCGCTATACCGGCAGTAAATTGAATACCCAGATTCGCAGCAAAGTGCGCAAGGCGACCGACAAACACTGA
- a CDS encoding YrbL family protein codes for MIDLSNSKPFASGGNRHCYRHPDFPGRCVKVMLPGRLVELRRRAAWYKALAHDSHFDDNAREVAGYQQKVLRNAPVDSPVWAHLPRWYGMSETSEGPGAVSELLLDDSGSPAMTLEAYLKNIGLDDTIRGALERFSQWLRATGVLTKNLLPHNLVVVPRRGQQELYLVDGLGHAAFLPLPEYFAVSRRRYIERRIERMWKRIHWEISDRSIPWKKAERL; via the coding sequence TTGATTGACCTGAGCAACAGCAAACCTTTTGCCTCCGGCGGTAACCGCCATTGCTACCGGCACCCGGATTTTCCCGGTCGCTGTGTCAAAGTCATGTTGCCGGGCAGACTTGTGGAACTTCGCCGACGGGCCGCCTGGTACAAGGCGCTGGCCCATGACAGCCATTTCGATGACAACGCGCGGGAGGTCGCAGGCTACCAACAGAAGGTCCTGCGTAATGCGCCCGTTGACAGCCCGGTATGGGCGCATTTACCGCGCTGGTACGGGATGAGCGAGACCAGCGAAGGGCCCGGAGCAGTGTCGGAATTACTGCTGGACGACAGCGGCTCTCCCGCCATGACACTGGAAGCCTACCTCAAGAATATCGGACTGGATGACACCATCCGCGGCGCTCTGGAGCGGTTCTCACAATGGCTGCGCGCCACAGGGGTACTTACCAAAAACTTGCTACCACACAACCTGGTGGTGGTTCCGCGCCGAGGGCAACAGGAACTGTACCTGGTGGATGGCCTCGGTCATGCAGCGTTCCTGCCTCTGCCGGAGTACTTTGCGGTGTCCCGGCGGCGCTATATCGAGCGGCGAATCGAGCGGATGTGGAAGCGCATACACTGGGAAATTTCCGACCGCAGCATTCCGTGGAAAAAGGCCGAGCGTCTTTAA
- a CDS encoding O-antigen ligase family protein — MTTPPTPPTDQPITNSSLYQRVDLERWWQPNRLLQTSAWLPVIGVPALLVYGFFSISLDSVPDKASQLAIVCGLLMLAIYGRPVDGVSLRRSGIVWLAVAAIIVALISWGCSWVTHPHWAESSFKVHRLTNWFAMIPVAVLLGGQLRNTYTLWAAALLGLLLSPWISGGGWQEWQQGISGSRVDFGLHNAQHTAMLFGTGALGLLAFAPGILRARPGCWVFRAIWALSLIICITALVLTQTRGGWIGMLFALVVIICAAIVTLRKRFQGQRRYIAAATIATCGTAALVGYLGFGEIVSHRLEAEQKTIALVQQGDLENLPFSSAGIRIRTWAESLQWIAQRPLVGWGGNGRSLIFDYSNNLPDEIKKNFGHLHNSYLDLTVNFGLLGLLLLGALVYWLVNRCLRYYRAGLVSGSNVVFCLSFTVFFGVINLFESYLFYDSGRFVMAVVGGGLLTQLWAAKRQQAATTGKP, encoded by the coding sequence ATGACTACGCCACCCACTCCGCCCACTGACCAGCCCATTACGAACAGCTCCCTTTACCAGCGAGTTGACCTGGAGCGATGGTGGCAACCCAATCGCCTGCTGCAGACCAGCGCCTGGTTGCCAGTCATCGGAGTGCCCGCACTACTGGTTTATGGCTTTTTCAGCATCAGCCTGGACTCTGTCCCGGACAAAGCATCACAGCTGGCCATCGTTTGCGGACTGCTGATGCTCGCCATCTACGGGCGCCCGGTGGATGGCGTCTCCCTGCGGCGCTCAGGAATCGTCTGGCTCGCCGTTGCGGCTATTATCGTAGCCCTGATTTCCTGGGGCTGCTCCTGGGTAACCCACCCCCACTGGGCGGAATCCTCATTCAAGGTGCACCGCCTCACCAATTGGTTCGCGATGATCCCCGTGGCCGTACTGCTGGGCGGACAACTGCGAAATACTTACACCCTGTGGGCCGCAGCGCTACTCGGCCTACTGCTTTCCCCGTGGATTTCCGGCGGTGGCTGGCAGGAGTGGCAGCAGGGCATCAGCGGTTCACGCGTGGACTTCGGCCTGCACAACGCCCAGCACACCGCCATGCTGTTTGGCACCGGCGCACTGGGACTACTGGCGTTTGCGCCCGGTATATTGCGAGCGCGCCCCGGGTGCTGGGTTTTCCGGGCAATCTGGGCGCTGAGCCTGATTATCTGCATCACCGCACTGGTGCTGACCCAGACCCGCGGTGGCTGGATAGGCATGCTGTTCGCGCTGGTGGTGATCATCTGCGCAGCAATTGTCACTCTGCGCAAACGCTTCCAGGGCCAGCGCCGCTATATTGCCGCAGCCACAATAGCCACTTGCGGTACCGCGGCACTGGTCGGCTACCTGGGTTTTGGGGAAATCGTCAGCCACCGCCTGGAAGCGGAGCAAAAGACCATCGCACTGGTACAGCAGGGCGATCTGGAGAACCTCCCCTTTTCCAGTGCGGGAATCCGTATTCGCACCTGGGCGGAATCACTGCAGTGGATCGCCCAGCGGCCACTGGTGGGCTGGGGAGGCAACGGCCGTAGCCTGATCTTCGATTACTCGAACAACCTTCCCGATGAGATCAAAAAGAATTTTGGCCACCTGCATAACAGCTACCTGGACCTGACCGTAAATTTTGGCCTGCTTGGCCTTTTACTGCTCGGCGCACTGGTTTACTGGCTGGTCAACCGTTGCCTGCGCTACTACCGCGCAGGCCTAGTCTCTGGTAGCAATGTGGTGTTCTGCCTGTCTTTTACGGTATTTTTTGGCGTCATAAACCTGTTCGAGTCCTACCTGTTCTACGATAGCGGCCGCTTTGTGATGGCCGTGGTGGGCGGAGGCCTGCTAACGCAGTTGTGGGCAGCAAAGCGGCAACAGGCGGCAACGACAGGGAAACCCTGA
- a CDS encoding glycosyltransferase, with protein sequence MRILHVDNHQHRKYGYIRVSWALKLYTGLIRAGHNVLAFSDRDVAKFEAPLGIREFGRKKTNQRLLQTVDAFQPELVVFGHCDLIDNATFAEIRRRHPGIILAACNNDPLFVPRNAANIEKRCEIADAMFVSTGPGELTRFAGNRARLWHMPNPVDPSVECADVSAIAGDDAALEADLLFCSNSRQHTERGQLVSQLREQLPEGFRFHTPGLFDQPALWGLDYDRKLARSKMGLNLNRQEGFQWYSSARIAQMAGNGLLVFTHSAAAFDDFMPQETLVYFDDERSLLARLQDFHQDDARRRHWAGNCRAFFHREINNTLFAQYIVEAATESKFSHDYVWVR encoded by the coding sequence ATGCGCATTCTTCACGTCGATAACCACCAGCACCGCAAGTACGGCTATATCCGCGTGAGTTGGGCGCTCAAGCTCTACACCGGCCTGATTCGCGCTGGACACAATGTGCTCGCCTTCAGCGATCGCGATGTCGCGAAGTTCGAGGCCCCGCTGGGCATCCGCGAGTTCGGCAGGAAGAAGACCAACCAGCGGCTGCTGCAGACAGTGGACGCATTCCAGCCGGAGCTGGTCGTCTTCGGCCACTGCGACCTGATCGACAATGCGACATTTGCCGAGATCCGCCGCCGGCACCCCGGCATCATCCTGGCAGCGTGTAATAACGACCCTCTGTTTGTGCCGCGCAATGCGGCGAATATCGAGAAACGCTGCGAAATTGCCGACGCCATGTTTGTCTCCACCGGTCCCGGGGAGCTAACACGATTTGCCGGTAACCGCGCCAGGCTCTGGCACATGCCAAACCCGGTCGACCCCAGCGTTGAATGCGCCGACGTCAGCGCCATCGCCGGCGACGATGCCGCGCTCGAAGCCGACCTGCTATTCTGCAGCAATTCGCGGCAGCATACCGAGCGCGGCCAGCTGGTTTCCCAGCTCAGGGAGCAGTTACCGGAGGGATTCCGCTTCCATACTCCGGGCCTGTTCGACCAACCCGCCCTGTGGGGACTGGATTACGACCGCAAGCTGGCGCGCAGTAAAATGGGACTGAACCTGAACAGGCAGGAGGGCTTTCAATGGTACTCTTCCGCCCGTATTGCGCAGATGGCAGGTAACGGCCTGCTCGTGTTTACGCATTCTGCGGCAGCCTTCGATGACTTTATGCCGCAGGAGACCCTGGTCTATTTCGACGATGAGCGCTCCCTGCTGGCCCGGCTTCAGGACTTTCACCAGGATGACGCCAGGCGTCGTCACTGGGCCGGAAATTGCAGGGCGTTTTTCCACAGGGAAATAAACAATACCCTGTTCGCCCAATATATTGTGGAGGCGGCAACAGAGTCGAAGTTCAGTCACGACTACGTGTGGGTCAGGTAG
- a CDS encoding mitochondrial fission ELM1 family protein, whose translation MGAALLTIWRFMDGNRAHEKQSAALVSGLGAVLGADRIECCDISCEDVRMPLWGRPPERLVQLPAPDFILGAGHRSHWPVLRARRLFGGRSVVIMKPSLPLAWFDFVVVPEHDRPPPVHNVILTRGALAEPLPDFPSDPNRALLLLGGPSKHFHWDAAKVSAVAGRLLKQPRQWVVADSRRTPQDSLAQLAGTGAELYPWQQCSPDWLAEQMARAGQIWVTGDSVSMIFEALQSDVPVGVIAMPSRNPRNKIRAAVDRLLDEGLLTDRVDVDLQGTGPRSPLAQQVMCAQALLRRSGWSGAPLRFAGEAM comes from the coding sequence ATGGGGGCAGCATTGCTGACAATCTGGCGTTTTATGGATGGCAACCGCGCCCACGAAAAGCAGAGCGCGGCGCTGGTCAGCGGGCTCGGTGCGGTGCTCGGTGCGGACCGGATCGAGTGCTGTGATATCTCCTGCGAAGATGTGCGCATGCCCCTTTGGGGAAGACCGCCGGAGCGTCTCGTGCAACTGCCGGCCCCCGACTTCATTCTCGGTGCCGGCCATCGCAGCCACTGGCCGGTACTGCGTGCCCGCCGACTGTTCGGTGGGCGCAGCGTGGTGATCATGAAGCCGAGCCTGCCTCTTGCGTGGTTCGATTTTGTGGTTGTGCCCGAGCACGACCGGCCGCCGCCGGTGCACAATGTCATTCTCACCCGCGGTGCCCTCGCCGAACCGCTCCCCGACTTCCCATCTGACCCCAACCGCGCACTGCTGCTACTCGGGGGACCGAGCAAACACTTCCACTGGGATGCGGCAAAAGTCTCGGCGGTGGCTGGCCGGCTGCTGAAGCAACCCCGGCAGTGGGTGGTAGCCGACAGTCGCCGCACCCCACAGGACAGCCTGGCCCAGCTCGCCGGTACCGGTGCCGAGCTCTACCCGTGGCAGCAGTGTTCCCCTGACTGGCTCGCCGAACAGATGGCGCGGGCCGGGCAGATATGGGTCACCGGCGACAGTGTATCGATGATCTTTGAGGCACTGCAGAGTGACGTGCCAGTAGGGGTTATCGCCATGCCCAGCCGTAATCCACGCAATAAAATTCGCGCGGCAGTGGACCGACTTCTGGACGAGGGGCTGCTCACGGACCGGGTGGATGTCGACCTCCAGGGCACCGGCCCGCGCTCCCCGCTGGCCCAGCAGGTTATGTGTGCACAGGCGCTTCTGCGACGCAGTGGCTGGAGTGGGGCACCGCTGAGGTTTGCCGGGGAGGCCATGTGA
- a CDS encoding glycosyltransferase family 4 protein, with the protein MILITTQSFPPDRGGIEGLMSGLADALCAEGCDVTVLADQAAASEPPHPCAYQLRRFAGLKPWRRWRKAVAVRAAINAGGVTGVFADSWKSAEKLGALSVPVAVLAHGMEFPAHPSARKAARIRRVVGDADTVIANSSYTAGLVRPYLQGKTRLVVINPPIGPQPPAVDEQLAALRTRLGRKSPVLATVARLEPRKGVDMVIRALPAIRRTFPEVSYLVAGAGGDRERLENLASELGVSECVHFLGAVNDAQKAAVYALADLFVMPVRREGDSVEGFGIVYREANWYGLPVLAGRDGGAVDAVAEGETGALCNGADLSEVTAAILELLGNERERQTMALRAAEVARGPAQWKASVREFLAALEPST; encoded by the coding sequence GTGATACTCATTACCACGCAGAGTTTCCCCCCGGATCGCGGTGGCATCGAGGGCCTGATGAGTGGCCTGGCGGACGCACTTTGCGCGGAAGGGTGCGATGTCACCGTGCTGGCGGACCAGGCTGCTGCATCGGAACCGCCACACCCCTGTGCGTACCAATTGCGTCGCTTTGCCGGCTTGAAGCCCTGGCGCCGCTGGCGCAAGGCGGTGGCCGTGCGGGCCGCGATCAATGCCGGCGGGGTAACGGGCGTATTCGCAGATTCATGGAAAAGCGCTGAAAAGCTTGGTGCGCTGAGCGTGCCTGTGGCGGTACTGGCGCACGGAATGGAATTTCCCGCCCACCCGTCGGCGCGCAAAGCGGCACGTATCCGCCGTGTTGTCGGCGATGCCGACACGGTGATCGCCAATTCCTCTTATACCGCGGGTTTGGTGCGCCCCTATTTACAGGGTAAAACTCGCCTGGTGGTGATTAACCCTCCCATAGGTCCCCAGCCCCCGGCAGTGGACGAACAACTGGCTGCGCTGCGCACGCGCCTGGGTCGCAAGTCTCCCGTTTTGGCAACGGTTGCGCGGCTGGAACCGCGCAAGGGTGTGGATATGGTGATCCGCGCGCTGCCTGCAATCCGGCGAACATTCCCCGAGGTGTCCTACCTAGTCGCGGGCGCCGGTGGTGATCGCGAGCGCCTGGAAAACCTTGCCAGTGAGCTGGGTGTGTCGGAGTGTGTACATTTCCTCGGCGCTGTGAACGATGCACAAAAAGCCGCAGTTTATGCACTGGCGGACCTGTTTGTGATGCCGGTACGACGCGAGGGAGACTCGGTGGAAGGTTTTGGTATCGTTTACCGCGAGGCCAACTGGTACGGGCTTCCGGTGCTCGCCGGGCGTGATGGTGGTGCCGTGGATGCGGTGGCCGAAGGTGAAACCGGAGCGCTGTGTAATGGTGCGGATCTGAGCGAAGTCACAGCCGCTATTCTGGAGCTGTTGGGCAACGAGCGGGAGCGGCAAACCATGGCGTTGCGGGCTGCCGAGGTCGCGCGCGGTCCGGCGCAGTGGAAAGCATCGGTGCGGGAATTTCTTGCCGCACTGGAACCGTCCACCTGA
- a CDS encoding UDP-glucose dehydrogenase family protein produces MNVTVFGTGYVGLVQAAVLAEAGHRVTCIDIDENKIERLKQGHIPIFEPGLEPLVKRNNESGNLTFSTSAADGVAHGELIFIAVGTPPDEDGSADLRYVLTVARTIAEHMEGKKYIINKSTVPVGTADKVREEITRTLQARNALNLEFDVISNPEFLKEGSAVADCMKPDRIIIGTSENASEQKMRQLYAPFNRNHDKVIVMDVRSAELAKYAANCMLATKISFMNEMAVIADRVGADIESVRQGIGSDPRIGYHFIYPGIGYGGSCFPKDVQALKTTAAQLGLDPKVLNAVEERNHTQKHYLLDKIVARYGKDLSGKTFALWGLSFKPNTDDMREAPSRVLMENLWEMGAKVRAFDPEAMQECERIYGNRNELQLCGTRDSALSGADALIIATEWQQFKSLDHNTVRSSLAEPVVFDGRNLYHPLDMAEAGFEYYCVGRPQVSSNM; encoded by the coding sequence ATGAACGTTACCGTTTTTGGTACCGGCTATGTGGGGCTCGTACAGGCCGCCGTACTCGCGGAAGCGGGTCATCGGGTCACCTGCATCGACATCGATGAAAACAAGATCGAGCGACTGAAGCAGGGCCATATCCCGATATTCGAGCCGGGCCTGGAACCACTGGTAAAGCGCAACAACGAGTCGGGCAACCTGACCTTCTCCACCAGTGCTGCAGATGGCGTCGCCCACGGTGAGCTGATTTTTATCGCTGTTGGCACACCGCCCGACGAGGATGGCTCTGCCGACCTGCGCTATGTACTCACGGTTGCCCGCACCATTGCCGAGCACATGGAAGGCAAAAAATACATCATCAATAAATCGACGGTACCGGTAGGTACTGCAGACAAGGTGCGCGAAGAAATCACACGCACGCTGCAAGCGCGCAACGCGCTGAATCTGGAGTTCGATGTCATCTCGAACCCGGAATTCCTGAAGGAAGGCTCCGCGGTAGCAGACTGCATGAAGCCGGACCGCATCATCATCGGCACCTCGGAGAATGCCTCCGAGCAGAAAATGCGCCAGCTATATGCCCCGTTCAACCGCAATCACGACAAGGTAATCGTGATGGACGTGCGCAGTGCGGAGCTGGCCAAGTACGCGGCCAACTGCATGCTCGCCACCAAGATCAGCTTTATGAACGAGATGGCAGTGATTGCCGACCGCGTGGGTGCGGATATCGAGTCCGTGCGCCAGGGTATTGGCTCAGACCCGCGTATCGGTTACCACTTTATCTACCCGGGCATTGGCTACGGCGGCTCCTGCTTCCCGAAAGATGTGCAGGCCCTGAAAACCACCGCCGCACAGCTCGGCCTGGATCCGAAGGTGCTGAATGCGGTGGAAGAGCGCAACCATACCCAGAAGCACTACCTGCTGGACAAGATTGTGGCGCGCTACGGCAAGGACCTCTCCGGCAAGACCTTTGCCCTGTGGGGACTCTCGTTCAAGCCGAATACGGACGATATGCGCGAGGCGCCAAGCCGTGTGCTGATGGAAAACCTGTGGGAGATGGGCGCCAAAGTGCGCGCCTTTGACCCGGAGGCGATGCAGGAGTGTGAACGCATTTACGGCAACCGCAATGAGCTGCAATTGTGCGGTACCCGCGACAGCGCCCTGTCCGGTGCCGATGCGCTGATCATTGCCACCGAGTGGCAGCAGTTCAAGTCGCTGGATCACAACACCGTGCGCAGCAGCCTGGCCGAGCCGGTGGTGTTCGACGGCCGCAACCTGTACCACCCGCTGGACATGGCGGAGGCCGGGTTTGAATACTACTGCGTGGGTCGTCCGCAGGTATCAAGCAACATGTAA
- a CDS encoding glycosyltransferase family 2 protein: MKISVIMTTYNSPVWLEKVLWGYSCQSVPPLEVIVADDGSGPETAKLVARMRSETGLDIRHVWQKDDGFRKCRILNKAILQARGDYIVFTDGDCIPRADFLAVHERRAAPGYFLSGSYFKLPMSTSEAITREDILSGRCFDYAWLKANGLKTRRKTLKLRASARWAPLLNRLTPTACNLKGSNASAWREDILKVNGFDERMAWGGLDREFGVRLENLGIKPRHVRFDAICVHLDHPRGYADPEIVARNKALRVRVAKEGIVETPQGIRQLIENGYSPNDHELNKQPTP, from the coding sequence ATGAAGATCTCCGTCATCATGACGACCTATAACTCCCCAGTCTGGCTGGAGAAGGTGCTTTGGGGGTATAGCTGCCAGAGCGTACCGCCACTGGAAGTAATCGTGGCGGACGATGGCTCCGGCCCGGAAACCGCCAAACTGGTAGCGCGTATGCGCAGCGAAACCGGGCTGGATATTCGCCATGTCTGGCAGAAAGATGACGGCTTCCGCAAATGCCGCATCCTCAACAAGGCCATTCTCCAGGCCCGAGGCGACTACATCGTATTCACCGATGGGGACTGTATTCCGCGCGCGGACTTCCTCGCGGTGCACGAACGCCGTGCTGCCCCCGGGTATTTCCTATCCGGCAGCTATTTCAAGCTGCCCATGAGTACCAGCGAAGCGATAACCCGTGAAGATATTCTCAGCGGGCGCTGTTTTGATTACGCCTGGCTCAAAGCCAATGGTCTGAAAACCCGGCGGAAAACCCTGAAACTGCGCGCCAGTGCCCGCTGGGCACCTCTGCTCAACCGCCTCACACCGACTGCCTGCAACCTGAAAGGCTCCAATGCCTCAGCCTGGCGGGAAGATATTCTCAAGGTCAATGGCTTTGATGAGCGAATGGCCTGGGGTGGCCTCGACCGGGAGTTTGGCGTGCGCCTGGAAAACCTGGGAATCAAGCCGCGCCATGTGCGTTTCGACGCGATCTGCGTTCACCTCGATCACCCCCGAGGCTATGCAGACCCGGAAATTGTTGCCCGCAACAAAGCCCTGCGTGTACGCGTCGCCAAAGAAGGCATTGTTGAAACACCGCAGGGCATACGCCAGTTAATCGAAAACGGCTACAGCCCGAATGATCACGAGCTGAATAAGCAACCCACCCCCTGA
- the waaA gene encoding lipid IV(A) 3-deoxy-D-manno-octulosonic acid transferase, producing MRHLYTWFFRLSLPLMLLHLWWRGRADPAYRKRWSERFGLVPKRPETRRRWRERFGVVPDRASRAPLIWIHSVSVGETLAAVPLIESLAARHPRWQWLVTTTTPTGSQRVHDALEPILNGRLLHYYLPFDLPECLTPFLDALRPNILVSMETELWPNLLAVCSKRQIPAVLVNGRLSEKSARGYGHFSRLSREMLSHLTRVVAQYPADAERFIKLGVPLEKVSAVGNIKFDLHIGSGLVSEAQALSHQWQSAGSRPVWLAASTHAGEDEIVLQAYAALCAEFPQLLLVLVPRHPTRFDSVARLCRDQGLRVVRRSDGTPPGMGDRVLLGDTMGELLRFYGACDVAFVGGSLVPVGGHNMIEPAAWGVPVVCGPYLHNFSTVSGLMEEVGGLVVCEDAAGLAQQVGDWLRDDQGREVAGARAREVAAQNSGALARTVSEVETLMQGY from the coding sequence ATGCGCCATCTTTATACCTGGTTTTTCCGGCTTTCCCTCCCGCTGATGCTACTGCATCTCTGGTGGCGCGGCCGCGCCGACCCGGCCTACCGCAAGCGCTGGAGTGAGCGGTTTGGGCTGGTGCCCAAACGCCCTGAGACGCGCCGGCGCTGGCGCGAGCGTTTTGGTGTGGTGCCGGACCGTGCGAGCCGGGCACCGCTGATCTGGATCCATTCGGTCTCTGTGGGAGAGACCCTGGCGGCTGTTCCACTGATCGAATCGCTGGCGGCGCGTCACCCGCGCTGGCAGTGGCTGGTCACTACCACCACGCCCACCGGTTCCCAGCGTGTACATGATGCGCTGGAGCCGATTCTCAACGGGCGCTTGCTGCACTATTACCTGCCGTTTGACCTGCCGGAGTGCCTGACGCCATTTCTCGATGCATTGCGTCCCAATATTCTTGTGAGTATGGAGACTGAACTCTGGCCTAACCTCCTTGCGGTGTGCAGCAAGCGGCAAATACCTGCAGTTTTGGTCAACGGACGCCTGAGCGAGAAGTCCGCGCGCGGCTACGGGCATTTTTCCCGACTGAGCCGGGAGATGCTGAGTCACCTCACCAGGGTGGTAGCGCAATACCCGGCAGATGCGGAGCGTTTCATCAAGCTGGGGGTGCCTCTAGAAAAGGTCTCTGCGGTGGGCAATATCAAATTTGACCTGCACATTGGTTCCGGGCTGGTCAGTGAAGCGCAGGCGCTTTCGCATCAGTGGCAGAGTGCCGGAAGCCGCCCCGTGTGGCTGGCGGCGAGCACACATGCGGGAGAAGACGAAATTGTGTTGCAGGCTTACGCGGCCCTGTGTGCAGAGTTTCCCCAGCTGTTGCTGGTACTTGTGCCGCGCCATCCAACGCGTTTTGACAGTGTGGCGCGACTGTGTCGCGATCAGGGCTTGCGGGTGGTGCGGCGCAGTGATGGGACCCCGCCGGGTATGGGAGACCGCGTTCTGCTGGGCGATACCATGGGTGAGTTACTGCGTTTTTATGGTGCCTGTGACGTAGCGTTCGTTGGGGGCAGCCTGGTGCCGGTGGGCGGGCACAACATGATCGAGCCGGCGGCCTGGGGCGTGCCGGTGGTCTGCGGGCCCTATCTGCACAATTTCAGTACCGTTTCAGGGCTGATGGAAGAAGTCGGTGGGCTGGTCGTGTGTGAAGATGCCGCAGGGCTGGCGCAACAGGTGGGCGACTGGCTGCGCGATGACCAGGGCCGCGAGGTTGCTGGCGCCCGCGCCCGTGAAGTGGCCGCACAGAACAGCGGTGCCCTGGCGCGCACCGTCAGTGAGGTGGAGACGCTGATGCAGGGCTATTGA
- a CDS encoding glycosyltransferase family 4 protein, with product MKVIQLLPALNAGGVERGTLDMARALVQGGHDSIVISSGGRLVEQLEMEGSRHISLPVHRKSLTSLLQVRPLRRLFRSLQPDIVHVRSRVPAWLTYLAWKKLDAATRPRLVSTAHGLYSINRYSAIMARSEQVIAISDCVKDYLLGNYAADLRAPPEVIYRGVDTTEFSTDIPEPADWLEGTLGEFPELRDRRWLVLPGRLSRWKGQEDFIRMIAVLTKRQSDIQGIIIGGAEKNKHHYEAELRALATEHGVVDRITFAGHRSDIREWYRHAALVYNLSSKPEPFGRTVIEALAMECPVIGYNVGGPAESLHACFPDGLVERGNQARLLEKTVELLQAPARPRLATEFTLQEQARRTLALYQRLLEQKQNTGPPI from the coding sequence TTGAAAGTTATCCAGTTGCTACCTGCCCTGAATGCCGGCGGCGTAGAACGCGGCACCCTGGATATGGCCCGCGCGCTGGTTCAAGGCGGTCACGATTCCATCGTTATTTCCAGCGGTGGCCGCCTGGTTGAACAGCTCGAAATGGAGGGCAGCCGACACATTTCACTGCCGGTACACAGAAAGTCCCTGACCAGCCTGCTACAGGTTCGCCCGTTGCGCCGACTGTTCCGCAGCCTACAACCCGATATAGTCCACGTGCGCTCTCGCGTACCCGCGTGGCTCACATACCTGGCCTGGAAAAAACTCGACGCCGCTACCCGTCCACGCCTGGTCAGTACCGCCCACGGCCTGTATTCGATCAACCGCTACAGCGCAATAATGGCCCGCAGCGAGCAGGTCATCGCCATCTCCGATTGCGTCAAAGACTACCTGCTCGGCAATTATGCTGCCGACCTTCGCGCGCCGCCGGAAGTGATTTATCGCGGCGTGGACACCACAGAGTTTTCTACGGATATTCCCGAGCCTGCAGACTGGCTGGAGGGTACCCTGGGAGAGTTCCCGGAACTGCGCGATCGCCGCTGGCTGGTGCTCCCCGGAAGGCTCAGCCGCTGGAAAGGACAGGAAGACTTCATTCGTATGATTGCCGTGTTGACCAAGCGACAAAGTGATATCCAGGGCATCATCATTGGTGGAGCAGAAAAAAACAAACATCACTATGAAGCGGAACTACGTGCACTTGCGACAGAACATGGCGTAGTCGACAGGATTACCTTTGCCGGCCACCGCAGTGATATCCGCGAGTGGTACCGGCATGCCGCCCTGGTGTACAACCTGTCCAGTAAACCGGAGCCCTTCGGGCGCACCGTGATCGAGGCGCTGGCCATGGAATGTCCGGTTATTGGCTACAACGTTGGCGGGCCAGCTGAGTCCCTGCACGCCTGTTTTCCCGATGGCCTTGTGGAGAGGGGAAACCAGGCCCGACTGCTGGAAAAAACCGTCGAGCTGCTTCAGGCTCCAGCACGCCCCCGCCTGGCGACGGAGTTTACCCTTCAGGAGCAGGCGCGAAGAACCCTGGCACTCTACCAACGACTGCTCGAACAGAAGCAAAATACGGGACCACCCATTTGA